A genome region from Carya illinoinensis cultivar Pawnee chromosome 2, C.illinoinensisPawnee_v1, whole genome shotgun sequence includes the following:
- the LOC122301313 gene encoding uncharacterized protein LOC122301313 isoform X2: MPPEPLPWDRKDFFKERKHERSSESLGSVARWKDSFHQGTREFNRWGSTDFRRPPGHGKQGGWHLFSEDSGHGYAPSRSGDKMLEDDSCRPSILRGDGKYGRSIRENRFSQRDWKGHSWETSNGSPITSGKLLDVSNNDPRSVDDTITCLSPPDFVKTWDQLQLKDQHDKMGVVSGLGPGQRCDAENSVSSTDWKPLKWSRSGSLSSRGSGFSHSSSSKSMGGTDSNDMKADVQLKNSTPVQSLSGDAAACVTSAALSEETTSKKKPRLGWGEGLAKYEKKKVEGPDVTVNKDGAVVSACNAEPTHSFISNMADKSPRVAGFSDCASPATPSSVACSSSPGVEEKSFGKAMNIDNDISNLCVSPSAGSIYLPEGFPFSLEKLDMNLIANLGSSLNELLQSDDSSSVDSSFVRSTAMNKLLLCKGELSKALEVTESEIDLLENELKLLKSEAENGEPCPAGSSSLPMEKNATPCKGQDGVSNLFPRPEQLQISSVNTVMQKMPLCNGALEDIHGAIKDEDVDSPGTATSKFVEPLSLVKADSLSDKLEHGDCSGNLDEIQIESENMVVVPGSVGEKTGTPVSSEVTHTDQEDRLCDSILASNRECANRACGVFGNLLPRDQHVTDVSRTVHFSSCQISALMKEKFAMRKQFLRFKERVLTIKFKVSQHLWKEDARLLSVRKQRSRSQKKFDLSFRTALNGNQKHRSSIRSRCSSPGNLNLVPTTEMINFTRKLLSDSQVKIFRNTLKMPSLILDKNEKMMSRFISSNGLVEDPCAVEKERAMINPWMPIEREIFMQKLSICGKDFRKIASFLDHKTTADCVEFYYKNHKSDCFEKSKKQDCSKQMKAFSTDTYLVTSEKKRIREINAASLDKLGKPSMMVACADDHVRSQHSSAGRLFLGGYGDSKPSWNDDGILDRSSSLGIIGNESDTVIADALTGMCGSLSSEAMSSCITSSVDPGESNREWKCQKVDSRIKRPLTPDVTQNVDDETCSDESCGEMDPSDWTDEEKSIFIQAVSTYGKDFVMISRCVRTRSRDQCKAFFSKARKCLGLDLMHPGPRNVGAPVSDDPNGGGSDTEDACVVETASGSVICGKKLGCKLDDDLPLTTMNTNHDESDPAKIVNLQSDLNRSEQNNGMGHMEEEDFEAVETLVSDACQADNSAELVVQGDNNVVDTAKNQSDSVNALRSAVFLANSESRGDEVIEQGISIAESVSNREGINPVPLSSGVLVENKAVTSVGYENELEGQRLLLPESSLNDKQHEESDGDATGFASSIQDSSTAGNVSHLAADSSSGFCLNPEYQHKFSLELDSLEKPPVIPLPQQNSLATATLLSQDFASILCDKTLNQDRSSSTLDFHGNRDKQSPRSISREDFHQHLSGHRILNHVESSQILRGYPLHVSNKKEMNGDISCRKLSEAQTLSQSGKTISSRFVAKDCPLQKCSSSKPHSSVAELPLLSQKIEQDSFHSRSRSRSLSDTDKPCRNGDVKLFGQILTHPSSMQKSNSGTHENGERGIQDSKLSGKLSNLKFPGHHHVDGNLLKFDRNYLGLENVAMSYGYWDGNRIQNGFSSFPDSAVLLAKYPGAFGNCPTLSSKIEPPPLQAVVNNNERNSNGVSVFPMREISSNDGVVDYQVYGNRESSKMQPFAVDMKQRQDILSEMQRRNGLEAVSSLQPQAMGVVGMDVVGRGGLLVGGPCTGVSDPVAAIKMHYAKSDQYGGKTGSIVREEEPWRGKGGIGR; this comes from the exons ATGCCGCCAGAACCATTGCCTTGGGACCGGAAGGACTTCTTCAAGGAGAGGAAGCACGAAAGGTCGTCGGAGTCGCTAGGGTCCGTAGCCAGATGGAAGGATTCATTCCATCAAGGAACCCGCGAGTTCAATCGCTGGGGATCCACCGATTTTCGCAGACCACCAG GTCATGGTAAGCAGGGTGGTTGGCACCTGTTTTCGGAAGATTCTGGTCATGGTTATGCGCCTTCTCGGTCTGGTGACAAGATGCTGGAAGATGACAGCTGCCGGCCATCTATTTTGCGTGGAGATGGGAAATACGGCAGGAGCATTAGGGAAAATAGATTTAGTCAGAGAGATTGGAAAGGTCATTCCTGGGAAACAAGCAATGGGTCTCCAATTACGTCTGGGAAGCTGCTTGATGTGAGTAATAATGATCCGAGGTCTGTGGATGATACCATAACTTGCCTATCTCCTCCTGACTTTGTGAAAACATGGGATCAGCTTCAGTTGAAAGACCAACATGATAAGATGGGTGTTGTCAGTGGGTTGGGTCCAGGCCAGAGGTGCGATGCAGAGAACTCTGTAAGCTCGACTGACTGGAAACCTCTTAAGTGGAGCCGTTCTGGAAGCCTGTCTTCACGGGGTTCTGGTTTCAGCCATTCAAGTAGCTCGAAGAGCATGGGGGGTACGGATTCCAATGACATGAAGGCTGATGTACAGCTGAAGAATTCAACTCCTGTCCAGTCCCTTTCGGGAGACGCAGCTGCTTGTGTGACATCTGCTGCACTTTCTGAGGAAACTACCTCCAAGAAGAAGCCACGACTTGGATGGGGTGAGGGACTggcaaaatatgagaaaaagaaagttgAGGGTCCTGATGTTACCGTGAACAAAGATGGGGCTGTTGTTTCTGCTTGTAATGCAGAACCCACccattctttcatttcaaacatggCTGACAAAAGTCCCAGGGTTGCGGGTTTTTCAGATTGTGCATCACCGGCAACTCCATCCTCAGTTGCTTGCAGTTCCTCACCAG GTGTGGAAGAGAAGTCATTTGGCAAGGCAATGAATATTGACaatgatattagtaatttatgtgTTTCACCTAGTGCGGGTTCTATATATCTTCCCGAGGGGTTTCCCTTTAGTTTAGAGAAGTTAGATATGAATTTGATTGCGAATTTGGGCTCTTCACTCAATGAGTTGTTGCAATCTGATGACTCAAGCTCAGTGGATTCTAGTTTTGTGAGATCAACTGCTATGAATAAGTTGCTATTATGTAAAGGTGAACTTTCGAAGGCACTGGAGGTGACTGAGTCTGAAATTGATTTGCTTGAAAATGAACTTAAATTATTGAAATCTGAAGCTGAAAATGGCGAGCCTTGTCCGGCTGGATCCAGCTCCTTGCCAATGGAGAAGAATGCAACGCCCTGTAAAGGACAAGATGGCGTTTCCAATCTTTTCCCCAGACCCGAGCAATTGCAAATTTCTTCTGTGAACACTGTTATGCAGAAGATGCCTCTCTGTAATGGTGCCTTGGAAGACATTCATGGAGCTATTAAGGATGAGGATGTGGATAGTCCTGGAACTGCAACATCTAAGTTTGTTGAACCACTTTCTTTGGTGAAAGCAGACTCTTTATCTGATAAGTTGGAGCATGGTGATTGTTCTGGTAACTTGGATGAAATTCAAATTGAGTCTGAAAATATGGTTGTGGTGCCTGGTTCTGTTGGGGAAAAAACTGGTACACCTGTTTCCAGTGAGGTGACACATACTGATCAAGAAGATAGATTGTGTGATTCAATATTGGCTTCCAACAGAGAGTGTGCAAATAGAGCCTGTGGGGTTTTTGGTAATCTATTACCAAGAGATCAACATGTGACCGATGTTTCTCGCACTGTTCATTTCTCGTCTTGCCAGATTAGTGCTttgatgaaagaaaaatttgcaaTGAGGAAGCAGTTTTTAAGATTTAAGGAGAGAGTTTTAACAATTAAGTTTAAAGTCTCTCAACACCTTTGGAAGGAAGATGCACGATTGCTTTCTGTGAGGAAACAGCGCTCAAGATCTCAGAAAAAATTTGATTTGAGCTTCCGGACAGCTCTTAATGGGAATCAGAAGCATCGATCCTCCATTCGTTCTCGTTGTTCTTCACCTG GAAATCTTAACCTTGTCCCTACGACAGAGATGATCAATTTTACCAGGAAGCTGCTTTCAGATTCCCAAGTCAAGATTTTCAGGAACACTTTGAAGATGCCATCCTTAATTTtggacaaaaatgaaaaaatgatgtCAAGGTTTATCTCCAGTAATGGATTAGTTGAAGATCCTTGTGCTGTTGAGAAAGAAAGGGCTATGATCAATCCCTGGATGCCTATTGAGAGAGAAATTTTCATGCAGAAGCTTTCCATCTGTGGGAAAGACTTCAGAAAGATTGCTTCTTTTCTCGACCACAAGACAACAGCAGATTGTGTGGAGTTCTACTACAAAAATCACAAATCCGATTGTTTTGAGAAATCAAAGAAGCAAGATTGCAGTAAGCAAATGAAGGCCTTCTCTACTGATACCTATCTGGTGACGTCAGAGAAAAAGAGGATTCGTGAGATTAATGCTGCTTCACTTGATAAGCTTGGTAAACCTTCAATGATGGTAGCCTGTGCTGATGACCATGTGAGGAGCCAACATTCGAGTGCCGGACGACTCTTTTTGGGTGGCTATGGTGATTCTAAACCATCATGGAATGATGATGGCATTTTAGATAGGTCTAGTAGTCTCGGTATTATTGGGAATGAAAGTGATACAGTTATTGCTGATGCCTTAACTGGTATGTGTGGTTCCCTTTCATCAGAGGCTATGAGTTCTTGCATCACAAGCTCTGTTGATCCTGGAGAGAGCAACAGGGAATGGAAGTGCCAAAAAGTGGACTCTCGAATAAAACGGCCTTTGACACCTGATGTTACGCAGAATGTTGATGATGAGACTTGTTCCGATGAGAGCTGTGGGGAAATGGATCCTTCTGATTGGACAGACGAGGAGAAATCTATTTTTATACAGGCGGTGTCAACTTATGGCAAGGATTTTGTGATGATCTCACGGTGTGTGAGAACAAGATCACGGGACCAGTGCAAGGCTTTCTTTAGTAAGGCTCGGAAGTGCCTTGGACTGGATTTGATGCATCCTGGGCCTAGAAATGTAGGAGCCCCAGTGAGTGATGATCCTAATGGAGGTGGAAGTGACACAGAAGATGCTTGTGTTGTAGAGACGGCGAGTGGCTCGGTTATCTGTGGCAAAAAGTTGGGCTGTAAACTGGATGATGATTTGCCTTTGACCACCATGAACACAAACCATGATGAATCCGATCCTGCTAAGATCGTGAACTTGCAATCTGACTTGAACAGATCAGAGCAAAACAATGGGATGGGACAtatggaagaagaagattttgAGGCTGTAGAAACTTTGGTTTCTGATGCATGTCAGGCAGATAATAGTGCTGAGCTGGTTGTTCAGGGTGATAACAATGTTGTGGATACCGCTAAAAACCAGTCTGATTCAGTGAATGCTCTGAGAAGTGCAGTTTTCTTGGCCAATTCAGAATCCAGGGGTGATGAAGTGATTGAACAGGGTATTTCGATTGCAGAATCAGTATCCAATCGAGAAGGAATCAACCCTGTTCCGTTGAGTTCAGGAGTTTTGGTGGAGAATAAAGCTGTTACTTCTGTGGGATATGAAAATGAATTAGAGGGACAACGATTGCTGTTGCCAGAAAGTAGTTTGAATGAtaaacaacatgaagaaagtGATGGAGATGCAACTGGCTTTGCGAGCTCGATACAAGATTCAAGCACAGCAGGAAATGTTTCTCATCTGGCTGCCGATAGTTCTTCTGGTTTCTGTCTCAACCCCGAGTACCAGCATAAATTTTCCTTGGAATTGGATTCTCTGGAAAAGCCTCCCGTTATCCCCTTGCCGCAGCAGAATTCTCTTGCTACTGCAACTTTGTTGTCTCAAGATTTTGCATCCATTCTGTGTGATAAAACACTTAATCAAGACAGATCGTCATCGACACTTGATTTTCATGGGAACAGGGACAAGCAGTCTCCTAGATCTATTAGTAGAGAGGACTTTCACCAGCATTTGTCTGGCCATCGTATTTTGAATCACGTTGAATCCTCCCAGATTCTCAGGGGCTATCCTTTACACGTCTcaaacaagaaagaaatgaatGGGGATATTAGTTGCAGAAAGCTTTCTGAAGCTCAAACCCTTTCACAGTCAGGCAAGACTATCTCCTCTCGATTTGTAGCAAAGGATTGCCCTCTTCAGAAATGCAGTAGTTCAAAGCCTCACAGCTCAGTGGCTGAACTTCCACTTCTGTCCCAAAAGATTGAACAAGATAGTTTTCATTCTAGATCTCGTTCACGAAGTTTGTCAGATACAGATAAACCATGCAGGAATGGTGATGTGAAACTGTTTGGCCAGATACTCACTCACCCATCCTCTATGCAGAAATCAAATTCTGGTACTCATGAGAATGGGGAAAGGGGGATCCAAGATTCTAAGTTAAGCGGCAAATTGTCTAATCTAAAATTTCCTGGCCACCACCATGTGGATGGGAATCTCCTGAAGTTTGATCGCAATTACTTGGGCCTTGAGAATGTTGCAATGAGTTATGGCTACTGGGATGGGAATAGGATACAGAATGGGTTTTCGTCTTTTCCTGATTCTGCTGTCTTGCTGGCCAAATATCCTGGTGCTTTTGGTAATTGTCCTACACTGTCTTCCAAGATTGAGCCGCCACCATTGCAGGcagttgtgaataataatgaacgAAACTCAAACGGTGTATCAGTTTTTCCAATGAGGGAAATAAGTAGCAACGATGGAGTGGTTGATTATCAGGTATATGGGAATCGAGAGAGCTCTAAAATGCAGCCTTTCGCTGTAGATATGAAACAGCGGCAAGACATTCTTTCTGAAATGCAAAGAAGAAATGGGCTTGAAGCAGTCTCAAGTTTACAGCCACAGGCAATGGGGGTGGTTGGAATGGATGTAGTAGGAAGGGGAGGATTACTTGTTGGGGGACCCTGCACTGGTGTTTCTGATCCGGTCGCAGCCATTAAAATGCACTACGCCAAAAGTGACCAGTATGGGGGGAAGACTGGAAGCATCGTTAGGGAGGAAGAACCTTGGAGAGGTAAGGGGGGCATAGGCAGGTAG
- the LOC122301313 gene encoding uncharacterized protein LOC122301313 isoform X1 has translation MPPEPLPWDRKDFFKERKHERSSESLGSVARWKDSFHQGTREFNRWGSTDFRRPPGHGKQGGWHLFSEDSGHGYAPSRSGDKMLEDDSCRPSILRGDGKYGRSIRENRFSQRDWKGHSWETSNGSPITSGKLLDVSNNDPRSVDDTITCLSPPDFVKTWDQLQLKDQHDKMGVVSGLGPGQRCDAENSVSSTDWKPLKWSRSGSLSSRGSGFSHSSSSKSMGGTDSNDMKADVQLKNSTPVQSLSGDAAACVTSAALSEETTSKKKPRLGWGEGLAKYEKKKVEGPDVTVNKDGAVVSACNAEPTHSFISNMADKSPRVAGFSDCASPATPSSVACSSSPGVEEKSFGKAMNIDNDISNLCVSPSAGSIYLPEGFPFSLEKLDMNLIANLGSSLNELLQSDDSSSVDSSFVRSTAMNKLLLCKGELSKALEVTESEIDLLENELKLLKSEAENGEPCPAGSSSLPMEKNATPCKGQDGVSNLFPRPEQLQISSVNTVMQKMPLCNGALEDIHGAIKDEDVDSPGTATSKFVEPLSLVKADSLSDKLEHGDCSGNLDEIQIESENMVVVPGSVGEKTGTPVSSEVTHTDQEDRLCDSILASNRECANRACGVFGNLLPRDQHVTDVSRTVHFSSCQISALMKEKFAMRKQFLRFKERVLTIKFKVSQHLWKEDARLLSVRKQRSRSQKKFDLSFRTALNGNQKHRSSIRSRCSSPAGNLNLVPTTEMINFTRKLLSDSQVKIFRNTLKMPSLILDKNEKMMSRFISSNGLVEDPCAVEKERAMINPWMPIEREIFMQKLSICGKDFRKIASFLDHKTTADCVEFYYKNHKSDCFEKSKKQDCSKQMKAFSTDTYLVTSEKKRIREINAASLDKLGKPSMMVACADDHVRSQHSSAGRLFLGGYGDSKPSWNDDGILDRSSSLGIIGNESDTVIADALTGMCGSLSSEAMSSCITSSVDPGESNREWKCQKVDSRIKRPLTPDVTQNVDDETCSDESCGEMDPSDWTDEEKSIFIQAVSTYGKDFVMISRCVRTRSRDQCKAFFSKARKCLGLDLMHPGPRNVGAPVSDDPNGGGSDTEDACVVETASGSVICGKKLGCKLDDDLPLTTMNTNHDESDPAKIVNLQSDLNRSEQNNGMGHMEEEDFEAVETLVSDACQADNSAELVVQGDNNVVDTAKNQSDSVNALRSAVFLANSESRGDEVIEQGISIAESVSNREGINPVPLSSGVLVENKAVTSVGYENELEGQRLLLPESSLNDKQHEESDGDATGFASSIQDSSTAGNVSHLAADSSSGFCLNPEYQHKFSLELDSLEKPPVIPLPQQNSLATATLLSQDFASILCDKTLNQDRSSSTLDFHGNRDKQSPRSISREDFHQHLSGHRILNHVESSQILRGYPLHVSNKKEMNGDISCRKLSEAQTLSQSGKTISSRFVAKDCPLQKCSSSKPHSSVAELPLLSQKIEQDSFHSRSRSRSLSDTDKPCRNGDVKLFGQILTHPSSMQKSNSGTHENGERGIQDSKLSGKLSNLKFPGHHHVDGNLLKFDRNYLGLENVAMSYGYWDGNRIQNGFSSFPDSAVLLAKYPGAFGNCPTLSSKIEPPPLQAVVNNNERNSNGVSVFPMREISSNDGVVDYQVYGNRESSKMQPFAVDMKQRQDILSEMQRRNGLEAVSSLQPQAMGVVGMDVVGRGGLLVGGPCTGVSDPVAAIKMHYAKSDQYGGKTGSIVREEEPWRGKGGIGR, from the exons ATGCCGCCAGAACCATTGCCTTGGGACCGGAAGGACTTCTTCAAGGAGAGGAAGCACGAAAGGTCGTCGGAGTCGCTAGGGTCCGTAGCCAGATGGAAGGATTCATTCCATCAAGGAACCCGCGAGTTCAATCGCTGGGGATCCACCGATTTTCGCAGACCACCAG GTCATGGTAAGCAGGGTGGTTGGCACCTGTTTTCGGAAGATTCTGGTCATGGTTATGCGCCTTCTCGGTCTGGTGACAAGATGCTGGAAGATGACAGCTGCCGGCCATCTATTTTGCGTGGAGATGGGAAATACGGCAGGAGCATTAGGGAAAATAGATTTAGTCAGAGAGATTGGAAAGGTCATTCCTGGGAAACAAGCAATGGGTCTCCAATTACGTCTGGGAAGCTGCTTGATGTGAGTAATAATGATCCGAGGTCTGTGGATGATACCATAACTTGCCTATCTCCTCCTGACTTTGTGAAAACATGGGATCAGCTTCAGTTGAAAGACCAACATGATAAGATGGGTGTTGTCAGTGGGTTGGGTCCAGGCCAGAGGTGCGATGCAGAGAACTCTGTAAGCTCGACTGACTGGAAACCTCTTAAGTGGAGCCGTTCTGGAAGCCTGTCTTCACGGGGTTCTGGTTTCAGCCATTCAAGTAGCTCGAAGAGCATGGGGGGTACGGATTCCAATGACATGAAGGCTGATGTACAGCTGAAGAATTCAACTCCTGTCCAGTCCCTTTCGGGAGACGCAGCTGCTTGTGTGACATCTGCTGCACTTTCTGAGGAAACTACCTCCAAGAAGAAGCCACGACTTGGATGGGGTGAGGGACTggcaaaatatgagaaaaagaaagttgAGGGTCCTGATGTTACCGTGAACAAAGATGGGGCTGTTGTTTCTGCTTGTAATGCAGAACCCACccattctttcatttcaaacatggCTGACAAAAGTCCCAGGGTTGCGGGTTTTTCAGATTGTGCATCACCGGCAACTCCATCCTCAGTTGCTTGCAGTTCCTCACCAG GTGTGGAAGAGAAGTCATTTGGCAAGGCAATGAATATTGACaatgatattagtaatttatgtgTTTCACCTAGTGCGGGTTCTATATATCTTCCCGAGGGGTTTCCCTTTAGTTTAGAGAAGTTAGATATGAATTTGATTGCGAATTTGGGCTCTTCACTCAATGAGTTGTTGCAATCTGATGACTCAAGCTCAGTGGATTCTAGTTTTGTGAGATCAACTGCTATGAATAAGTTGCTATTATGTAAAGGTGAACTTTCGAAGGCACTGGAGGTGACTGAGTCTGAAATTGATTTGCTTGAAAATGAACTTAAATTATTGAAATCTGAAGCTGAAAATGGCGAGCCTTGTCCGGCTGGATCCAGCTCCTTGCCAATGGAGAAGAATGCAACGCCCTGTAAAGGACAAGATGGCGTTTCCAATCTTTTCCCCAGACCCGAGCAATTGCAAATTTCTTCTGTGAACACTGTTATGCAGAAGATGCCTCTCTGTAATGGTGCCTTGGAAGACATTCATGGAGCTATTAAGGATGAGGATGTGGATAGTCCTGGAACTGCAACATCTAAGTTTGTTGAACCACTTTCTTTGGTGAAAGCAGACTCTTTATCTGATAAGTTGGAGCATGGTGATTGTTCTGGTAACTTGGATGAAATTCAAATTGAGTCTGAAAATATGGTTGTGGTGCCTGGTTCTGTTGGGGAAAAAACTGGTACACCTGTTTCCAGTGAGGTGACACATACTGATCAAGAAGATAGATTGTGTGATTCAATATTGGCTTCCAACAGAGAGTGTGCAAATAGAGCCTGTGGGGTTTTTGGTAATCTATTACCAAGAGATCAACATGTGACCGATGTTTCTCGCACTGTTCATTTCTCGTCTTGCCAGATTAGTGCTttgatgaaagaaaaatttgcaaTGAGGAAGCAGTTTTTAAGATTTAAGGAGAGAGTTTTAACAATTAAGTTTAAAGTCTCTCAACACCTTTGGAAGGAAGATGCACGATTGCTTTCTGTGAGGAAACAGCGCTCAAGATCTCAGAAAAAATTTGATTTGAGCTTCCGGACAGCTCTTAATGGGAATCAGAAGCATCGATCCTCCATTCGTTCTCGTTGTTCTTCACCTG CAGGAAATCTTAACCTTGTCCCTACGACAGAGATGATCAATTTTACCAGGAAGCTGCTTTCAGATTCCCAAGTCAAGATTTTCAGGAACACTTTGAAGATGCCATCCTTAATTTtggacaaaaatgaaaaaatgatgtCAAGGTTTATCTCCAGTAATGGATTAGTTGAAGATCCTTGTGCTGTTGAGAAAGAAAGGGCTATGATCAATCCCTGGATGCCTATTGAGAGAGAAATTTTCATGCAGAAGCTTTCCATCTGTGGGAAAGACTTCAGAAAGATTGCTTCTTTTCTCGACCACAAGACAACAGCAGATTGTGTGGAGTTCTACTACAAAAATCACAAATCCGATTGTTTTGAGAAATCAAAGAAGCAAGATTGCAGTAAGCAAATGAAGGCCTTCTCTACTGATACCTATCTGGTGACGTCAGAGAAAAAGAGGATTCGTGAGATTAATGCTGCTTCACTTGATAAGCTTGGTAAACCTTCAATGATGGTAGCCTGTGCTGATGACCATGTGAGGAGCCAACATTCGAGTGCCGGACGACTCTTTTTGGGTGGCTATGGTGATTCTAAACCATCATGGAATGATGATGGCATTTTAGATAGGTCTAGTAGTCTCGGTATTATTGGGAATGAAAGTGATACAGTTATTGCTGATGCCTTAACTGGTATGTGTGGTTCCCTTTCATCAGAGGCTATGAGTTCTTGCATCACAAGCTCTGTTGATCCTGGAGAGAGCAACAGGGAATGGAAGTGCCAAAAAGTGGACTCTCGAATAAAACGGCCTTTGACACCTGATGTTACGCAGAATGTTGATGATGAGACTTGTTCCGATGAGAGCTGTGGGGAAATGGATCCTTCTGATTGGACAGACGAGGAGAAATCTATTTTTATACAGGCGGTGTCAACTTATGGCAAGGATTTTGTGATGATCTCACGGTGTGTGAGAACAAGATCACGGGACCAGTGCAAGGCTTTCTTTAGTAAGGCTCGGAAGTGCCTTGGACTGGATTTGATGCATCCTGGGCCTAGAAATGTAGGAGCCCCAGTGAGTGATGATCCTAATGGAGGTGGAAGTGACACAGAAGATGCTTGTGTTGTAGAGACGGCGAGTGGCTCGGTTATCTGTGGCAAAAAGTTGGGCTGTAAACTGGATGATGATTTGCCTTTGACCACCATGAACACAAACCATGATGAATCCGATCCTGCTAAGATCGTGAACTTGCAATCTGACTTGAACAGATCAGAGCAAAACAATGGGATGGGACAtatggaagaagaagattttgAGGCTGTAGAAACTTTGGTTTCTGATGCATGTCAGGCAGATAATAGTGCTGAGCTGGTTGTTCAGGGTGATAACAATGTTGTGGATACCGCTAAAAACCAGTCTGATTCAGTGAATGCTCTGAGAAGTGCAGTTTTCTTGGCCAATTCAGAATCCAGGGGTGATGAAGTGATTGAACAGGGTATTTCGATTGCAGAATCAGTATCCAATCGAGAAGGAATCAACCCTGTTCCGTTGAGTTCAGGAGTTTTGGTGGAGAATAAAGCTGTTACTTCTGTGGGATATGAAAATGAATTAGAGGGACAACGATTGCTGTTGCCAGAAAGTAGTTTGAATGAtaaacaacatgaagaaagtGATGGAGATGCAACTGGCTTTGCGAGCTCGATACAAGATTCAAGCACAGCAGGAAATGTTTCTCATCTGGCTGCCGATAGTTCTTCTGGTTTCTGTCTCAACCCCGAGTACCAGCATAAATTTTCCTTGGAATTGGATTCTCTGGAAAAGCCTCCCGTTATCCCCTTGCCGCAGCAGAATTCTCTTGCTACTGCAACTTTGTTGTCTCAAGATTTTGCATCCATTCTGTGTGATAAAACACTTAATCAAGACAGATCGTCATCGACACTTGATTTTCATGGGAACAGGGACAAGCAGTCTCCTAGATCTATTAGTAGAGAGGACTTTCACCAGCATTTGTCTGGCCATCGTATTTTGAATCACGTTGAATCCTCCCAGATTCTCAGGGGCTATCCTTTACACGTCTcaaacaagaaagaaatgaatGGGGATATTAGTTGCAGAAAGCTTTCTGAAGCTCAAACCCTTTCACAGTCAGGCAAGACTATCTCCTCTCGATTTGTAGCAAAGGATTGCCCTCTTCAGAAATGCAGTAGTTCAAAGCCTCACAGCTCAGTGGCTGAACTTCCACTTCTGTCCCAAAAGATTGAACAAGATAGTTTTCATTCTAGATCTCGTTCACGAAGTTTGTCAGATACAGATAAACCATGCAGGAATGGTGATGTGAAACTGTTTGGCCAGATACTCACTCACCCATCCTCTATGCAGAAATCAAATTCTGGTACTCATGAGAATGGGGAAAGGGGGATCCAAGATTCTAAGTTAAGCGGCAAATTGTCTAATCTAAAATTTCCTGGCCACCACCATGTGGATGGGAATCTCCTGAAGTTTGATCGCAATTACTTGGGCCTTGAGAATGTTGCAATGAGTTATGGCTACTGGGATGGGAATAGGATACAGAATGGGTTTTCGTCTTTTCCTGATTCTGCTGTCTTGCTGGCCAAATATCCTGGTGCTTTTGGTAATTGTCCTACACTGTCTTCCAAGATTGAGCCGCCACCATTGCAGGcagttgtgaataataatgaacgAAACTCAAACGGTGTATCAGTTTTTCCAATGAGGGAAATAAGTAGCAACGATGGAGTGGTTGATTATCAGGTATATGGGAATCGAGAGAGCTCTAAAATGCAGCCTTTCGCTGTAGATATGAAACAGCGGCAAGACATTCTTTCTGAAATGCAAAGAAGAAATGGGCTTGAAGCAGTCTCAAGTTTACAGCCACAGGCAATGGGGGTGGTTGGAATGGATGTAGTAGGAAGGGGAGGATTACTTGTTGGGGGACCCTGCACTGGTGTTTCTGATCCGGTCGCAGCCATTAAAATGCACTACGCCAAAAGTGACCAGTATGGGGGGAAGACTGGAAGCATCGTTAGGGAGGAAGAACCTTGGAGAGGTAAGGGGGGCATAGGCAGGTAG